Proteins found in one Limanda limanda chromosome 18, fLimLim1.1, whole genome shotgun sequence genomic segment:
- the LOC133024366 gene encoding activator of 90 kDa heat shock protein ATPase homolog 1-like: MAKWGEGDPRWIVEERADATNVNNWHWTERDVSGWSSQRLRQLLLGVRVQGSEGVAQLTSIDQLDGEASINNRKGKLIFFYEWQLRASWLGTSSGGVKSRGSVSVSNLSDENDVDELDISVSLCKDQPSTPLLELMTAAGVPEVRRVLGEYVQQLKSEFSQEMILPAATGPRPPRPPQPELKNRIKSSETQVSSASMCSSSSAPCPTGQRILTSNFNLNETFQTSPDELYRTFINQEFVQVFTRSAAVVDGRHGGRFLLLDGSVSGEFTKLVPDQRIEMRWRFRTWPSEHYASVRLQLDERGHETRLRMQCRGVPAGEEDSTREGWARFYFQAIKQTFGY, from the exons TCAACAACTGGCACTg GACGGAGCGGGATGTCTCGGGCTGGTCGTCGCAGCGTCTGCGGCAGCTGCTGCTCGGGGTCAGGGTTCAGGGGTCAGAGGGCGTCGCTCAGCTGACCAGCATCGACCAACTGGACGGAGAAGCTTCCATCAACAACCGCAAAGGGAAACTGATCTTCTTCTACGAGTGGCAGCTGAGAGCCAGCTGGCTGG GTACGTCCAGCGGGGGAGTGAAGTCCCGAGGAAGCGTCTCCGTGTCCAACCTGTCGGACGAGAACGACGTGGACGAACTGGAC ATTTCCGTGTCACTGTGCAAAGACCAGCCCAGCACGCCACTCCTGGAGCTCATGACGGCGGCCGGGGTTCCTGAGGTGCGGAGGGTTCTCGGCGAGTACGTCCAGCAGCTGAAATCAG AGTTCAGTCAGGAGATGATCCTTCCCGCCGCCACTGGTCCGAGACCACCGAGACCACCTCAGCCCGAGCTGAAGAACCGGATCAAGAGCAGTGAAACTCAG GTCAGCTCCGCCTCCATGTGTTCTTCTAGCTCCGCCCCCTGTCCCACAGGTCAACGTATCCTGACGTCCAACTTTAACCTGAACGAAACCTTCCAGACTTCACCTGACGAGCTCTACAGGACCTTCATCAACCAGGAG TTTGTTCAGGTGTTCACGCGCTCGGCGGCCGTGGTCGATGGTCGTCATGGCGGCAGGTTCCTGCTGTTGGACGGCAGCGTCAGTGGAGAGTTTACAAAGCTG GTTCCGGACCAGAGGATCGAGATGAGGTGGCGGTTCAGGACGTGGCCCAGTG agcaCTACGCCTCCGTCCGTCTGCAGCTGGACGAGCGAGGACACGAGACCCGGCTCCGGATGCAGTGCCGAGGAGTTCCTGCAGGGGAGGAGGACTCCACCAGGGAGGGCTGGGCCAGGTTCTACTTCCAGGCCATAAAACAGACGTTTGGATATTGA